CTTCCGCGGACCAGAATACGTACGGGTTCGACCTGGGGGCTTTCACCATCTGCGCCACGGGCGGCAGACCGGTTGATTCGAGCATGGACCTCATGCCCATGCGGTCGACGAGCTCGCCGATACGCTCGCGGTTCTTGCCGTGCTCATCCCACCACTCCCACAGCTTGCGGATGAGGTCTTCCAGGTTATCATAGGGTTTTTCGAGCTTCATGAAGGGAACGATGACCCAGCTCATGAGAGCGCCGGTCACGATCGGGGCCTTGCCGCCCAGCATGATCGTGGCGCCTTTTTCCTTGCCAGGACGCAGCGCCTTCGGCATCAGGTTGATGCAGTGCATGCAGCGGTTGCAATCCTTGCCGTTGATCTTGAGCGTGTCGCCTTCGAAGTTCATGCACTTGGTCGGGCACATGTCAACGACCTCGGTCTGAATGTTCATTTTGGAAGAACAATTCTTCACCTCGGCCTGATCGATCCGGATGGAGTCTCTCCAGGTGCCGATGATGGACATGTCGGCGCGGGCGATCGCAGCGACGCAGTCGTTGGCGCACCCGGCCACCTTGATCTTGAACTTGTAGGGGAACGCGGGACGATGAAGCTCGTCCTGGAACTTATGGGTGAGCACATCGCAGATTTCCATCGTGTCGATGTTCGCAAATTCGCAGCGTGACATACCCGCACAGCAGCTCGGGGTGCGGAGGCAGGAACCGGACCCGCCGAGGTCCCAGCCCTTTGCCGTTGTTTCAGCAAAGATGGCCTCGAGCTTGTCGGTCTGGGTGCCGAGGAGGACCAGGTCTCCCGTGGAACCGTGGAAGTTGGTCAAGCCGCTTCCATACTTGTCCCATATGTCCATCAGTTCACGGAGCGCGGCGGACGTATAGTAGAAACCCGCGGGCTGATTGATACGGACGGTGTGAAAGTGTGCGACGCCCGGGTATTCTTCGGGCAGGTCGCAGTAGCGGCCGATAACGCCGCCGCCGTAACCAAGCACGCCCACGATCCCGCCGTGCTTCCAGTGGGTAACCTTATCCCGATACGATCGCTCAAGGATGTTGAGCAGATCTTTCGCCGCATTACTCCTCACGGCAGCCTTCTTGATTTCTTTCACGAAACTGGGCCATGCGCCCTTTTCCAGTTCGTCAAGCATCGGTGTCTTACCATCTTTGCTCATAGTGGAAATCCTCCTTATAGAATTATCTGGTTAAACTAAAGATTTTGTAAAAGTCATCGGACCGGCATCATGCTTCCTTAAAACAAAACGCGCTCAACGTAATTTATAACGCCCTGTAACCTGAGGGATACGGTTTATTTTATTCGGTGTGATGCCCCCCTTTCAAAAAAACATATTAAAAAATAGAGCGAATCTGATGGGTTGGTATGACAATCTCATCGTTCATGATTTCGAGTGCCATGGTATAGTATAGATGATGAGACATGCGATTGTATGAGTAGTTCCGCTTTTAGTCAAATTAATAATACTAATTGAACCATAATCGAACATAATTTGCACTGCTTCGAATGTACTATAGCAAACGCAATAATTGTTGTTATATCATTTGTAGGGCAACCCTTCAGGGTTGCTTAAAGCAAGGCTAAAGCCTTGCCCTACATGTAACAATATTTTATGCGTTTGCATTAGTTGCTAAATAATCTACTAATGATGTGATTTGCCGGGATAATCAGGAAGAAGCTGACTCACGCTAGAGGGATGCAAAATGGCGGCCACCATCATATTTGCGATAAATAAAAATAAGCTTTTAAATAATCAAAACTTAGACGACATGATCATAAGGCCCCATAGTAGTACGATATGGTACAATGACCAAATAAAAACACTGATAAAATTACAACAAATTGATTTTACATGACAATAACACTAAACTCCCATTTTGGTCATTTAACCAATTTAATCATCTCTATTTATCAGCAATGCGTTGACTGTGCTTATGAGTTCTGCTACCATGAGGATGCTCATCCCCTCGATTAAGGAGAAAAATATGGTCGAAGCAAAAGTAACCTTACTGAACGATATGCAGTTTACGGGAACAGCATCGTCAGGCCATACTCTGATCATGGACGCTGACGATGGATCAGGCGGTCACAACACCGGGTTCAGACCCATGGAACTTCTGCTCGTGGGCTTCGGCGGCTGCTCGGGCATGGATGTTATCTCCATCCTCCGGAAGAAGCGGCAGCTGGTCTCCGGTCTCGAGATCAATATCAAAGGAGAAAAGTCAGACACGGCTCCGAAGATCTACAAAGAAGTCCACATTGAATATGTGGTAAAAGGCAAAGGCGTGGAAAAAGCGGCCGTGGAGCGCGCCGTCAATCTCTCGCTGGAAAAGTATTGTTCGGTAGGCGCTACACTTGCCAAGGCCGGAACGATCACGCACAGTTACCGGATCGTGGACTAACTTCTTTTCCCATCTCCGCATACCAAACTCCGAACGCAGCCTGCCCTCGAATGAATCTATCGGGGGAACCCTGAACTCCGAACTAATAATGTATGCTGTTCTCCTCACCACTCCAGGCTCAGAAGGGCAAGGATACCTGAGGCGATGATGATGCCGCCGGAGATGAAGTTCACCCAGCGAAGTTCATGGGAGTGGAACCGTCTGCGGAAAATGCTGAAGAGGACCACCAGGAACACCCACCAAAGCGCAGATCCGAGGAAGACGCCGACTATAAGGGCGCCGGATGAAAAGAGGCTCCCCTTGACTCCGGCAAGCCCGAATCCGGCAAAGACGGCGGCAAAGGAGAAGATGGTCATGGGGTTGGTCAAAGTCAGAAAAAAAGTGGATGAGTACATACCCGCGAATTTTTTGAAGGACGCGGGGTAATCGCGATTCGAGGCCGGCGACGCGACCAGCGACTTGACGCCCAGAATGCACAAGAGCGAGCCGCCCACGAGCCTGAGGAACACATTGTGGCCGACGAGAAAGTCCGACACGAGCGTCAGGCCGAAGGCAGCCACGAACCCATAGATGGCATCGGCCGTCGCCGCGCCCATGCCGGAAAAGAACCCGGCCCTCCTGCCGAACATGAGCGTGCGGCGCGCGCAGAGAACGCCGATGGGGCCGACCGGGGCCGCGATGACGAAACCGATGATGAGCCCTTTGAGAAAAAAAGTCGTTTCCATGCCGAAAAGGTTGGAACTATTCTACTCAGCCATGCTTACGTTGACAATGGAATTTTCCACATTCTCTCTTTGCATGCGATGAAATCGGGATCGGGCATGAGCTGTTCATGATAGGGGCAAGGTACACGTTTCTGAGATAATCCGGAACACTGTTGATGCATGAGGATCTTCTTCCGGAATTTCTACGAGGACCTCACTTCCTGTTTTTTATCATATCCAATTCCTTCTTCAACGTGTCGATCTGAACCTGCAGTTCGATAAGTTTGTCCGCGATCGGATCGGGAATATGGATGTGGTCCATCAACGCCTCGTCGGCCACGCGCTCATCCTTGATCCTGACAATTCTCCCCGGTATCCCGACCACCGTTGAATGGTCCGGCACATCCTGGAGCACGACCGAGTTCGCGCCGATCTTGACGTAATCCCCGATCTTGATGGGACCAAGCACCTTGGAGCCCGCCCCCACGACCACGTGGCTGCCGATCGTGGGATGACGCTTGCCTCTCTGCTTGCCCGTCCCGCCGAGGGTCACGCCCTGAAACAGCGTGACATTGTCGCCGATCTCGGTGGTCTCGCCGATCACCACACCCATGCCGTGGTCTATGAACAGGCCAGATCCGATCGTCGCGCCGGGGTGGATCTCGATGCCGGTGATGAACCGCGCGAACTGCGACATCGCCCGCGGAACAAAGGGAACCCGCTTTTTGCTCATCCAGTGAGCGAACCGGTGGAACAGGAGCGCATGGAACCCGGCATAGGTAAGGAACACCTCGATCCTGCTCGTCGCGGCAGGGTCCATCGAGAGCGCCGCGTTAAAGTCTCTCTTTATTTTTTGAAAGGTCTCGCGCATATTTTTAATTTCGAATTGCAGGCTTCGGATTGCGGAATACCGACATGCAAGCATGGTTTGGATTTTGACGTTTTCTCCTCACTCCGAACTCCGTACTCCGAACTCTACGCTCCGCACTCCAAACTCGAAACTCCGTACTATTCTCTGAGCCATCCCGGCGGGATGCCTGCCTTCCGCGCTTGCTCCGGGATAACAACATTGACATCACTTCGGGCCCCGTCCATCTCTCTCTGCACATTCTTCATCTCTTGCTCGATCGTCTCGGCCTCTGTACGTTCAGTGAGCCGGCCGGACGCAGGACCACCCCAACTTTGGAGCAGCTCGTTCCTTCGTTGATCAAGTGTCTGGTACCGTTTTTCAGCGTTTGCAAGCCGCTGCCTCGCGGCCCTCATGCGTTGCTGCCACGCGGCTTTAGCAGCGGCATCCGCGGCCTCGGATGCGGCTCCCGAAGGATAGACGGACGGCTGCCGCACCTGTTG
Above is a genomic segment from Nitrospirota bacterium containing:
- a CDS encoding OsmC family protein, with product MVEAKVTLLNDMQFTGTASSGHTLIMDADDGSGGHNTGFRPMELLLVGFGGCSGMDVISILRKKRQLVSGLEINIKGEKSDTAPKIYKEVHIEYVVKGKGVEKAAVERAVNLSLEKYCSVGATLAKAGTITHSYRIVD
- the cysE gene encoding serine O-acetyltransferase — translated: MRETFQKIKRDFNAALSMDPAATSRIEVFLTYAGFHALLFHRFAHWMSKKRVPFVPRAMSQFARFITGIEIHPGATIGSGLFIDHGMGVVIGETTEIGDNVTLFQGVTLGGTGKQRGKRHPTIGSHVVVGAGSKVLGPIKIGDYVKIGANSVVLQDVPDHSTVVGIPGRIVRIKDERVADEALMDHIHIPDPIADKLIELQVQIDTLKKELDMIKNRK
- a CDS encoding LysE family transporter translates to METTFFLKGLIIGFVIAAPVGPIGVLCARRTLMFGRRAGFFSGMGAATADAIYGFVAAFGLTLVSDFLVGHNVFLRLVGGSLLCILGVKSLVASPASNRDYPASFKKFAGMYSSTFFLTLTNPMTIFSFAAVFAGFGLAGVKGSLFSSGALIVGVFLGSALWWVFLVVLFSIFRRRFHSHELRWVNFISGGIIIASGILALLSLEW
- the dsrA gene encoding dissimilatory-type sulfite reductase subunit alpha, with protein sequence MSKDGKTPMLDELEKGAWPSFVKEIKKAAVRSNAAKDLLNILERSYRDKVTHWKHGGIVGVLGYGGGVIGRYCDLPEEYPGVAHFHTVRINQPAGFYYTSAALRELMDIWDKYGSGLTNFHGSTGDLVLLGTQTDKLEAIFAETTAKGWDLGGSGSCLRTPSCCAGMSRCEFANIDTMEICDVLTHKFQDELHRPAFPYKFKIKVAGCANDCVAAIARADMSIIGTWRDSIRIDQAEVKNCSSKMNIQTEVVDMCPTKCMNFEGDTLKINGKDCNRCMHCINLMPKALRPGKEKGATIMLGGKAPIVTGALMSWVIVPFMKLEKPYDNLEDLIRKLWEWWDEHGKNRERIGELVDRMGMRSMLESTGLPPVAQMVKAPRSNPYVFWSAEDVK